In Deltaproteobacteria bacterium, the following are encoded in one genomic region:
- the rpsL gene encoding 30S ribosomal protein S12: protein MPTINQLVRKGRKRINKKTNTPALKGAPQKRGVCTRVYTSTPKKPNSALRKVARVRLTTGIEVTAYIPGIGHNLQEHSVVLVRGGRVKDLPGVRYHIVRGTLDTLGVDDRRAGRSKYGAKKPK, encoded by the coding sequence ATGCCGACGATCAACCAGTTAGTCAGAAAAGGCCGGAAACGGATCAATAAGAAGACAAATACACCGGCGCTCAAAGGGGCACCCCAGAAGAGAGGCGTGTGCACGCGCGTTTACACATCCACGCCGAAGAAGCCCAACTCGGCTCTGCGTAAGGTTGCCAGGGTCCGCTTGACCACGGGAATCGAGGTGACCGCCTACATACCGGGTATCGGCCACAATCTTCAGGAGCACTCGGTTGTGCTCGTCCGTGGAGGGCGTGTGAAGGACCTTCCCGGCGTGCGTTACCACATCGTCCGGGGTACACTGGATACGCTGGGTGTAGACGATCGTCGTGCCGGGCGTTCCAAATACGGGGCCAAAAAGCCCAAATAG